From Candidatus Doudnabacteria bacterium, a single genomic window includes:
- a CDS encoding DUF167 family protein has product MEEYKVWVTVPPADNQANNAVIDLLADHFNTSPSKIRIRSGYKSAHKLIEIEL; this is encoded by the coding sequence TTGGAAGAATATAAAGTTTGGGTCACGGTTCCGCCCGCTGATAACCAGGCCAATAATGCCGTGATCGATCTTTTGGCTGATCACTTTAATACTTCGCCATCTAAAATCCGCATCCGTTCAGGATATAAAAGCGCTCATAAACTGATTGAAATCGAATTATAA
- a CDS encoding DUF6580 family putative transport protein, with protein sequence MLPYFFIFFGALLRVIPHPANFAPIGATALFGGVYLKKRYALLLPLAAMFISDIFIGFDSLQSRLVIYGSFLLIGLIGLYIRNHKNVFTVVGGSLLGSTLFYLITNCVLFYSTKMYPHTWAGQIASYTNAIPFFGNTLLGDLFYVGVLFGAYELIWSFALKYKREPQASGSNN encoded by the coding sequence ATGCTACCATATTTCTTTATCTTTTTCGGCGCACTGTTGCGCGTGATTCCTCACCCTGCCAACTTTGCGCCGATCGGCGCGACTGCTTTGTTCGGCGGGGTTTATCTGAAAAAAAGATACGCTTTGCTCCTGCCGCTGGCGGCTATGTTTATTTCTGATATTTTTATCGGATTTGATTCTCTGCAGTCGCGGCTGGTGATTTACGGCAGTTTCCTCCTCATTGGTTTGATCGGCCTATATATTCGCAACCACAAAAATGTTTTTACTGTAGTCGGCGGATCTTTGCTGGGTTCAACATTATTTTATCTGATCACCAATTGCGTGCTGTTCTATTCCACGAAAATGTATCCGCATACCTGGGCCGGACAGATCGCATCTTATACGAATGCCATTCCGTTTTTTGGAAATACATTGTTAGGAGATCTGTTTTATGTCGGAGTATTATTCGGAGCATACGAATTGATATGGTCATTCGCGTTAAAGTACAAACGAGAGCCTCAAGCGAGCGGATCGAACAATTAG
- a CDS encoding DUF4430 domain-containing protein produces the protein MNNLGRKLEIFVIVTVIAFIGIIYAFKQQPVLAPTTNNPNVALTNQDLNIPSTGQASVNPAAGGQTQQQVQVPSSVVEYQGQDGKNALELLEADHKVDAKHYSFGDLVTGIDGITPDAQHFWAMYVNGSFSQLGASAYITKSTDNIKWEIDAVVDTTK, from the coding sequence ATGAATAATCTGGGAAGAAAACTTGAAATATTCGTTATTGTCACAGTTATTGCCTTCATCGGTATTATTTATGCTTTTAAGCAACAGCCGGTTTTGGCCCCAACCACAAATAACCCCAATGTTGCTCTGACCAACCAGGATCTCAATATTCCATCCACGGGCCAAGCTTCGGTTAATCCTGCGGCCGGCGGTCAAACACAACAACAAGTTCAAGTACCCAGCAGCGTTGTTGAATATCAGGGACAAGACGGAAAAAATGCCTTAGAGCTTTTGGAAGCCGATCATAAAGTGGACGCCAAGCATTATTCGTTTGGGGATCTGGTGACGGGCATTGACGGGATCACGCCGGATGCACAGCATTTCTGGGCCATGTACGTGAACGGGAGTTTTTCGCAACTGGGAGCATCCGCTTACATCACAAAATCTACAGATAATATTAAATGGGAAATTGACGCGGTCGTAGATACCACAAAATAA
- a CDS encoding GIY-YIG nuclease family protein: MKSYFVYILDSKRNGTLYIGITRDLIKRVYQHKQKSVKGFTKKYDVNTLVYYEETPDVESAIKREKQLKKWNRKWKLELIEKFNPKWQDLYQNLL; this comes from the coding sequence ATGAAATCATATTTTGTTTATATTTTAGACAGTAAGCGAAACGGAACTCTGTACATTGGAATTACGAGAGATTTGATTAAACGAGTTTATCAACATAAACAAAAATCCGTAAAAGGCTTTACAAAAAAATACGATGTGAATACTTTAGTTTATTATGAAGAAACTCCTGATGTTGAAAGTGCAATCAAAAGAGAAAAACAACTGAAGAAATGGAACCGAAAGTGGAAATTAGAACTGATTGAAAAGTTTAACCCTAAATGGCAAGATTTGTATCAAAATTTGCTTTAG
- the cobO gene encoding cob(I)yrinic acid a,c-diamide adenosyltransferase, producing MTKGLTIIYIGNGKGKTSAAAGLAVRAAGTGFKVLYLQFVKGDWPSGEREVLSKLKNVDVKLMGRGFVGILGDRKPIQEHIKAAKDAMKESIKALKSKKYDLVILDEAISAIESKLLTVDDVAKIIRSKPAETHLCLTGHKQFKKLIDMADLVTEMKMIKHPYYQGILALRGIDY from the coding sequence ATGACCAAAGGCCTTACAATAATTTATATCGGCAACGGCAAAGGAAAAACTTCTGCTGCTGCCGGACTTGCGGTCCGAGCAGCCGGCACCGGCTTTAAGGTTTTGTATTTGCAGTTCGTGAAAGGCGACTGGCCTTCGGGCGAGCGCGAAGTTCTGAGCAAGCTTAAGAATGTGGACGTGAAATTGATGGGCCGGGGCTTTGTCGGCATCCTGGGAGATCGCAAGCCCATCCAGGAACATATTAAAGCGGCCAAAGACGCCATGAAAGAATCGATTAAAGCCCTCAAATCAAAAAAATATGACTTGGTGATCTTGGATGAGGCCATCTCAGCAATTGAATCCAAACTTCTGACAGTTGATGATGTTGCCAAGATCATCAGATCCAAACCTGCAGAAACTCACCTCTGCCTGACCGGGCATAAACAGTTCAAAAAATTGATCGATATGGCTGATCTGGTGACTGAGATGAAGATGATAAAGCATCCATATTATCAAGGCATCCTCGCACTGCGGGGCATTGACTACTGA